A window of the Cygnus atratus isolate AKBS03 ecotype Queensland, Australia chromosome 4, CAtr_DNAZoo_HiC_assembly, whole genome shotgun sequence genome harbors these coding sequences:
- the LOC118251662 gene encoding uncharacterized protein LOC118251662 isoform X1 has translation MQTRVPPICRQHRFAPFQRQVQKGVSRGKSPPWVKARGRQQGELQPLEAPVDGGDEGDGRDGGDGRGALSRPAPGIPGPKAVNPAPSTPGKTPGSSRPGHKSRGRQRGGSGGSVAPPMAFRAMSPHLLLLLLAASAALCRGAPLAGELRCRCVQAVTEVIPPRRLARLELVPAGPHCAVPESHNEGGQDAVPEPLGALGAAAGHQAPPQLGAELMGKGLLQRSRLQPSVDDAS, from the exons ATGCAAACGCGAGTGCCACCTATCTGCAGGCAACACCGCTTTGCACCCTTCCAACGGCAGGTGCAGAAAGGGGTGAGCAGGGGGAAGAGTCCCCCCTGGGTGAAGGCGAGAGGTCGCCAGCAAGGCGAGCTCCAGCCCCTGGAGGCCCCTGTGGACGGAGGGGACGAAGGGGACGGAAGGGACGGAGGGGATGGACGGGGAGCCCTGTCCCGCCCAGCCCCCGGGATTCCTGGCCCGAAAGCGGTGAACCCGGCCCCCTCCACGCCGGGGAAAACCCCCGGCAGCTCCCGGCCGGGGCATAAAAGCAGGGGCAGGCAGCGAGGCGGCTCAGGCGGCTCCGTGGCACCTCCGATGGCATTCCGAGCCATGAGCCcgcacctcctgctcctgctcctagCCGCCAGCGCCGCGCTCTGCCGGG GTGCGCCGCTGGCCGGGGAGCTGCGGTGCCGCTGCGTGCAGGCTGTGACGGAGGTGATCCCCCCGCGGCGCCTGGCCAGGCTGGAGCTCGTCCCCGCGGGGCCGCACTGCGCCGTGCCCGAG AGCCACAACGAAGGCGGGCAGGACGCTGTGCCTGAGCCCCTCGGCGCCCTGGGTGCAGCTGCTGGTCACCAGGCTCCTCCGCAG CTCGGAGCAGAATTGATGGGGAAGGGGCTCCTGCAACGCTCTCGTCTTCAGCCCTCAGTGGACGACGCCTCCTGA
- the LOC118251662 gene encoding uncharacterized protein LOC118251662 isoform X2, which produces MQTRVPPICRQHRFAPFQRQVQKGVSRGKSPPWVKARGRQQGELQPLEAPVDGGDEGDGRDGGDGRGALSRPAPGIPGPKAVNPAPSTPGKTPGSSRPGHKSRGRQRGGSGGSVAPPMAFRAMSPHLLLLLLAASAALCRGAPLAGELRCRCVQAVTEVIPPRRLARLELVPAGPHCAVPEVIATTKAGRTLCLSPSAPWVQLLVTRLLRSSEQN; this is translated from the exons ATGCAAACGCGAGTGCCACCTATCTGCAGGCAACACCGCTTTGCACCCTTCCAACGGCAGGTGCAGAAAGGGGTGAGCAGGGGGAAGAGTCCCCCCTGGGTGAAGGCGAGAGGTCGCCAGCAAGGCGAGCTCCAGCCCCTGGAGGCCCCTGTGGACGGAGGGGACGAAGGGGACGGAAGGGACGGAGGGGATGGACGGGGAGCCCTGTCCCGCCCAGCCCCCGGGATTCCTGGCCCGAAAGCGGTGAACCCGGCCCCCTCCACGCCGGGGAAAACCCCCGGCAGCTCCCGGCCGGGGCATAAAAGCAGGGGCAGGCAGCGAGGCGGCTCAGGCGGCTCCGTGGCACCTCCGATGGCATTCCGAGCCATGAGCCcgcacctcctgctcctgctcctagCCGCCAGCGCCGCGCTCTGCCGGG GTGCGCCGCTGGCCGGGGAGCTGCGGTGCCGCTGCGTGCAGGCTGTGACGGAGGTGATCCCCCCGCGGCGCCTGGCCAGGCTGGAGCTCGTCCCCGCGGGGCCGCACTGCGCCGTGCCCGAGGTGAT AGCCACAACGAAGGCGGGCAGGACGCTGTGCCTGAGCCCCTCGGCGCCCTGGGTGCAGCTGCTGGTCACCAGGCTCCTCCGCAG CTCGGAGCAGAATTGA